From one Thamnophis elegans isolate rThaEle1 chromosome 7, rThaEle1.pri, whole genome shotgun sequence genomic stretch:
- the LOC116511542 gene encoding proton myo-inositol cotransporter-like, whose product MGPMPWTVNSEIYPLWARSTGNACSSGVNWIFNVLVSLTFLHTAEYLSYYGAFFLYAGFAFVGLLFLYGCLPETKGKKLEEIECLFETSLCTCGIPESEDGRYIEYIRVKGSNYHLSDNDASDVE is encoded by the exons ATGGGGCCCATGCCTTGGACCGTCAATTCCGAAATTTATCCCCTTTGGGCGAGAAGCACAGGAAACGCCTGTTCCTCTGGCGTCAACTGGATTTTCAACGTCTTGGTGTCTCTGACCTTCCTGCACACAGCTGAATATCTGTCCTATTACG GAGCGTTCTTTCTTTATGCCGGATTTGCGTTTGTGGGACTCCTTTTCCTCTACGGCTGCCTTCCAGAGACCAAAGGCAAAAAACTGGAGGAAATTGAATGCTTGTTTGAGACTTCACTATGTACATGTGGCATTCCCGAATCAGAGGACGGGAGGTATATCGAGTACATCCGGGTGAAGGGAAGTAATTACCATCTCTCTGACAATGACGCCTCTGATGTGGAATAA